In the genome of Marinomonas algicola, the window GAGCCGTCAGTATCTTGGCCTGCAATAATGAATCCTTTTTCAGCTCGTAGAACGTGCATGGTCTCCGTACCGTAAGGTGTTAAATTGTATTTTTCACCGGCTGCGAAGAGTTTTTCCCACACGTGCATGCCATAATTCGCTTGTACGTTAATTTCGAATGAAAGTTCGCCAGTAAAGGAAATTCGAAATACTCGAGCAGGAACGCCAGCTACGGTAATTTGCTTCCAGTCCATGTAAGGGAAGTTTTCATTGCTAATATCATCGTTTTCGACCAGTTCGGATAACAGCTTGCGGCTATTTGGCCCTGAGATGGTTAACGTTGACCAATGATCTGTAACGGTATTGAAGTAGACCTCCAATTCAGACCATTCGGTTTGATGATACAACTCAAGCCATTCTAGTACTCTTGCAGCGCCACCCGTTGTGGTGGTCATTAAGAAGTGTTGATCTCCAAGGCAGGCCGTAACACCGTCATCGAAGACCATGCCATCTTCACCGCACATTAAGCCGTAACGGCATTTTCCAACGGCGAGTTTAGCCCATGCATTTGTGTAGACTCGCCCTAAAAATTCACGTGCGTCTTTTCCTTGGATATCAATTTTTCCCAAGGTTGATGCATCCAAAATCCCCACACTGTTGCGCACCGCTAAACATTCTCTGTTTAACGAGTCTTGCATGGATTCAGCTCCGCGAGGGAAATACCACGGACGTTTCCATTGACCAACATCTTCAAATTTTGCACCACGCTCAAGGTGCCATTGGTGCATGGCTGAGTAGCGCTTAGGATCAAATAACTCGCCACAGTGACGACCTGCAATCGCGCCAAAGGTAATGGGCGTGTAGTTAGGTCGGAAAATCGTGGTACCCGTCTCAGGAATGGTTTTCTTTAAGATTTTGGCGGCTACGGCCATACCATTAATATTGCCTAGCTTGCCTTGATCCGTGCCAAAACCCATGGCGGTATAGCGTTTTACGTGTTCAATTGATTCAAAGCCTTCGCGACAGGCCAGTTCGATACCGGCGGCGGTCACATCGTTTTGATAATCAACAAACTGTTTTGGCGCTTGTGAAGTCGGTTTGATGTGAGGGATATGGAACAAAGACATTGGAGCATCTTGCTGAAGTGTGTTTGTGGCCGGTAAAACTAAGTCAACGGCGTCTAAACCCAACTCACGTACGGCTTGTTGTCCAGCCGTACGGCCTTCATTTAACGCACTCGCTAAATCGTATTGGCCATTAATTCCACCTGCTGTGAGCTGCTTTTGCTGTGTTTTACCCGGTAAGAAACCGACAACGTCATCGCTCCAGATGGGTCGGCTCCCCGTGTGGCAAGACAAATGGATAACAGGGCTCCAGCCACCAGATGACGCAACGGTATCGGCGCTTAATTCCTTAGCTGAACCTGTAACCTTATTGCCGTCTTGACTAATTGGAGCGATAGAAACACCACTCACACGTTTACCGCCATGGACTTCAATGACCGCCGAACCAAGAATAATATGAATGCCTTTTTCACGAGCTGCGTGAGCTCTATCGCCATTTGCTGCGGTACGAGTATCAACGATAGCGGCCACTCGGCGACCTGCATCGTGCCAATCTAGAGCGGCTTGGTAACCATAGTCATTTGTTGTCATGAGTACTAACTCATTACCAGGGACGACACCATAACGATTAATATAGGTCGAAACAGCACTGGCAACCATGCAGCCTGGAACGTCGTTGTTGGCAAACACAAGCGGTCTATCGTGGGCACCTGTCGCAAGTATCACCCATTTAGCGCGTACTTTGTGCATGCGCTGACGTACCTGGAGTGCGGGTGCAATATCGGCTAAATGATCCGTGCAACGCTGATGAATCGTAACAAAGTTATGATCGTGATAACCATTAACGGTAGAACGAGGTAATAGCATGACATTTTTCAGCGTGCTGAGTTCTTCAACGACAGACTTTACCCATTGCGAAGCGGGGTGGTTATCCAACGTTTCTTTTGTACTTAATAAGCAACCACCAAACTCATTGTTCTCATCGGCTAGAATCACACGAGATCCGCTTCTAGCGGCTGTTAATGCGGCAGCAAGGCCCGCTGGGCCAGCCCCAACAATTAGTACGTCACAATGCTGATTAATGTTGTCATAAATATCTGGGTCATTTTGCTTAGGAGAGCGCCCAAGTCCTGCGGCTTTGCGAATCACCGTTTCATAGTTTTCCCATAAAGATTGCGGGAACATAAACGTTTTGTAATAGAAACCGGGAGGCATCAAGTTTCCTCCAAGCTTACCAACCATGCCCATGATGTCTGTTTCAACACTTGGCCAACCATTGGTAGAAGCGGATACCAGTCCATTAAAGAGCTCTTGTTGTGTTGCGCGCACATTAGGAACTTGAGTGGCTTCCGTTGCACCAAGCTGCAGCACGGCATTAGGCTCTTCTGCGCCCGCAGCGACAATGCCTCTTGGTCGACTGTATTTAAAACTGCGGCCAACCAGATCGATGCCGTTTGCTAACATGGCCGAAGCCAAAGTGTCCCCTTGGAAGCCTTGGTACTCTTTGCCGTTGTAAGAAAAAGTCAGTGGCTGAGAGCGGTCGATGCGGCCTCCGTTTTGAAGGCGGTTTTTCTGTGTCATGATTCCGCTCCTATGATTCAGCGACTATGGATGGCGTTTCGCCAATTTTATAAACTTCTTTGATTTCATACGTTTGAGTGTCGCGAGTCATATTGAAAAACTTGCGACAACCTGCAGCATGTACCCAGAGCTCATGGTGAATTCCGCGTGGGTTCTTGCGGAAAAATAGATAAGTCCCCCACTCTTCATCGGTATGGGAATCCGGATCAAGGGGGCGTGGAAGATGCGCCTGACCTTTTGCATGAAACTCTTCTTCTTCACGATATTCCGCGCAGTGCGGACAATAGATATGAAACATACTTAATGGCTCCTATTAATGCGCTACACCAGCGGCGCCGTGTTCATCAATCAAAGCCCCATTATGGAAACGGAACATAGAAAAAGGTTCCGCCATTGGGTGCATCTCTCCAGTAGCCAGAGACGCCGCAAAAACGTTACCTGAACCCGGAGTGGCTTTAAAACCACCGGTTCCCCAACCACAGTTAAAAAATAAATTCTTCACTGGCGTCTTACTGATGATCGGACAAGCATCTGGGCAGGTATCGACAATACCACCCCATTGACGGTTCATACGAACACGACTAAAGATTGGGAACAGTTCAACTATGGCTTGTACTGTATGTTCAATTGTTGGGTAAGAACCTCGTTGTCCATAGCCGTTATAACCATCGATTCCAGCGCCTATTACCAGGTCACCTTTATCGGATTGACTGACATAACCATGTACATGATTGGACATAACCACAGTGTCTAAAATCGGTTTGATCGGTTCAGAAACCAATGCCTGTAGGGGGTGAGATTCTAATGGCAGCTCGAACCCCGCCATTTTTGCGATAACACTGGAATTACCAGCGACAACCGAGCCAACCCGATCGGCCATAATGTCACCGTAACGGTTGGTTTTAACACCTGTGATTGTGCCATCTTCAATAATTAAATCGGTGACTTCTGTTTGTTGAATTAAATCCACGCCATAAGAGTCTGCACCCCGAGCAAATCCCCAAGCAACAGCATCATGACGAGCAACGCCCCCACGTGGCTGCCACGATGCGCCCATAATTGGGTAACGTGTATTTTGCGAACAATCCATGTGTGGCACGATTTCCTTGATTTGCTGAGGGTCCAGAACTTCTCCATCAATGCCATTTAAACGATTGGCATTTACTCGACGTTCAATATCACGCATGTCTTGCAATGTGTGCCCTAGGTTCAACACTCCACGCTGAGAAAACATGACGTTGTAATTTAAATCTTGGGAAAGTCCTTCCCATAATTTCATGGCATGTTCGTAAAGGTGAGCGGCTTCGTCCCATAAATAGTTAGAACGTACTATTGTCGTATTACGAGCGGTATTTCCGCCGCCAAGGTAGCCTTTTTCGATCACTGCCACATTGGTGATGCCGTGCTCTTTTGCAAGATAATACGCTGTCGCTAAACCATGACCACCGCCACCAATAATGATGACGTCATATTTTTTCTTTGGCGTAGGATTACGCCAAGTACGCTGCCAATTTTCATGATGTGAAAAACTGTGCTTTAGTAACCCAAAACCTGAATAACGCTGCATATCGTCAGCTCCTATTTTTGACAGCCGCCCACTTATAAGTGAAAGCGGTGAAGATTCTTTTATACCAACTAGCGTTGCTGTTTAGCGATAAGCTCGATCAAGGACGAATAGGGTCTGCTTTGTTGAACATACACCTCTGGCAGCCTACATCGTTTCTAATACAAGTGACGCCCACTTGATTTTGACGTTACGCTTTTATCCGTTGTGTTGGGGAGTAAAAGCGGGCTTTGTACAAACCTCTACGACGGTTTTCAGTAATATAGCGGTTAGACCAAATAGCACTATGCTTCCATACGACTTCCTATTGCGCAGATACGACAAAAAAGAGGGTTTTTAGACACAAGGGGTGTCACAAGGTGTATCAGGGTTATGTTTCTTTATTGAATAAATGATTTTTTTTGAGGCGATCTGCCGTAGCGAGTTTAATCCCGATAATGATGGGTTAACGTATTGAATTTATTTGGCTTTGAAGACATGTCTTGATGTGTTTTTAGTGAGTATTAGTCAGGTTGGCGAATATTGAAAATAGTGCAAAGATAAGAGGTGGGTAACAAAACAACTTAACGAGAGTGAGTATAAAGAATGACGTTATCAATAAACGCCATTCTTTATTTAACGAAAATTAAACGCTATCGCACTTCAGAGTAGTCGAGATTGGTTTTAATCGTCGTGATTTTAGTGGTT includes:
- a CDS encoding sarcosine oxidase subunit alpha; translation: MTQKNRLQNGGRIDRSQPLTFSYNGKEYQGFQGDTLASAMLANGIDLVGRSFKYSRPRGIVAAGAEEPNAVLQLGATEATQVPNVRATQQELFNGLVSASTNGWPSVETDIMGMVGKLGGNLMPPGFYYKTFMFPQSLWENYETVIRKAAGLGRSPKQNDPDIYDNINQHCDVLIVGAGPAGLAAALTAARSGSRVILADENNEFGGCLLSTKETLDNHPASQWVKSVVEELSTLKNVMLLPRSTVNGYHDHNFVTIHQRCTDHLADIAPALQVRQRMHKVRAKWVILATGAHDRPLVFANNDVPGCMVASAVSTYINRYGVVPGNELVLMTTNDYGYQAALDWHDAGRRVAAIVDTRTAANGDRAHAAREKGIHIILGSAVIEVHGGKRVSGVSIAPISQDGNKVTGSAKELSADTVASSGGWSPVIHLSCHTGSRPIWSDDVVGFLPGKTQQKQLTAGGINGQYDLASALNEGRTAGQQAVRELGLDAVDLVLPATNTLQQDAPMSLFHIPHIKPTSQAPKQFVDYQNDVTAAGIELACREGFESIEHVKRYTAMGFGTDQGKLGNINGMAVAAKILKKTIPETGTTIFRPNYTPITFGAIAGRHCGELFDPKRYSAMHQWHLERGAKFEDVGQWKRPWYFPRGAESMQDSLNRECLAVRNSVGILDASTLGKIDIQGKDAREFLGRVYTNAWAKLAVGKCRYGLMCGEDGMVFDDGVTACLGDQHFLMTTTTGGAARVLEWLELYHQTEWSELEVYFNTVTDHWSTLTISGPNSRKLLSELVENDDISNENFPYMDWKQITVAGVPARVFRISFTGELSFEINVQANYGMHVWEKLFAAGEKYNLTPYGTETMHVLRAEKGFIIAGQDTDGSVHPHDLGMSWCVAAKKPFSFIGKRGMARQDCLREDRKQLVGLKTKDPQQVIPEGAQGVFDPKASIPMPMVGHVTSSYWSENLGHSIAMGFVKGGLSKMGESVFYPLANGSVIEAEICSPIFLDPKGERQNV
- a CDS encoding sarcosine oxidase subunit delta — translated: MFHIYCPHCAEYREEEEFHAKGQAHLPRPLDPDSHTDEEWGTYLFFRKNPRGIHHELWVHAAGCRKFFNMTRDTQTYEIKEVYKIGETPSIVAES
- a CDS encoding sarcosine oxidase subunit beta family protein, with amino-acid sequence MQRYSGFGLLKHSFSHHENWQRTWRNPTPKKKYDVIIIGGGGHGLATAYYLAKEHGITNVAVIEKGYLGGGNTARNTTIVRSNYLWDEAAHLYEHAMKLWEGLSQDLNYNVMFSQRGVLNLGHTLQDMRDIERRVNANRLNGIDGEVLDPQQIKEIVPHMDCSQNTRYPIMGASWQPRGGVARHDAVAWGFARGADSYGVDLIQQTEVTDLIIEDGTITGVKTNRYGDIMADRVGSVVAGNSSVIAKMAGFELPLESHPLQALVSEPIKPILDTVVMSNHVHGYVSQSDKGDLVIGAGIDGYNGYGQRGSYPTIEHTVQAIVELFPIFSRVRMNRQWGGIVDTCPDACPIISKTPVKNLFFNCGWGTGGFKATPGSGNVFAASLATGEMHPMAEPFSMFRFHNGALIDEHGAAGVAH